A section of the Oryzias melastigma strain HK-1 linkage group LG14, ASM292280v2, whole genome shotgun sequence genome encodes:
- the slco2b1 gene encoding solute carrier organic anion transporter family member 2B1 isoform X2 — protein sequence MRDTGTTSPGAQARPRSPFNRIKVFVLCHSLLQLSQLLVSGYMKSSISTIERRYGLSSKKSGLLASFNEVGNTVLIVFVSFFGSRVHRPRYIGGGALLACLASLLIASPHFLNDVYSYTDHIHAPGENSSGLCQAAGPLAISSSNQMCQSQANSSHSMVYPMLLLGQLLLGIGAVPIQPFGISYIDDFASKKNSPLYLAILLAVTSIGPAFGFVTGSFMLRFYVDFDKLSEDQIELTPKDLRWVGAWWLGFLVASCLLFITALPYLFFPREMEKEDSGDAEPEPEKHEQNPQQEQSLLQFLKSFPRTALRTLKSPVYLLVVLAQVNLAALLSGLATFMAKFIERQFSQTAPFSSMMIGGVGIPLAVLGTVLGGVVMRRLSLSVVGASRLCLTVITLCMFSALPLLFLGCSTQKVAGIFPSSTSPQSCSSDCQCPSAAFDPVCGSDGVEFRSPCHAGCLSVEIDGSTKVRNYTGCRCIGGSGYALSGTCGSGCSHLLLPFVVLLGITSLIVAVSQTPSFMIILRTVRAEDKSFAVGVQYMLFRVLAFMPGPVIYGSVIDTTCILWGNKCGKQTSCHYYDLDLFRQRFLGLQVVFVCGALLCFLLIVITVHRKAKCEKAQSGTTKGYEMVGEKESNDVVPPKEKDPA from the exons ATGCGGGACACCGGCACCACCTCTCCAGGAGCCCAAGCTCGGCCCCGGAGCCCCTTCAACAGGATCAAG GTCTTCGTGCTCTGCCACAGTCTGCTGCAGCTGTCGCAGCTGCTGGTTTCAGGCTACATGAAGAGCTCCATCTCCACCATTGAGAGGCGCTATGGTCTGTCCAGCAAAAAGTCAGGGCTCCTGGCCTCTTTCAACGAG GTGGGAAACACAGTCCTCATCGTCTTCGTCAGCTTCTTTGGGAGCCGCGTCCACCGACCTCGCTACATTGGGGGAGGAGCTTTGCTGGCATGCTTGGCCTCGCTGCTTATAGCATCACCACACTTCCTGAATGACGTGTACAGCTACACAGACCACATCCACG ccccaggGGAAAATAGCTCAGGCCTGTGTCAAGCTGCAGGCCCCCTGGCCATCTCATCCTCCAACCAGATGTGCCAGTCTCAGGCCAACTCCTCGCATTCGATGGTGTACCCCATGCTGCTTCTGGGCCAGCTACTGCTCGGCATTGGTGCTGTCCCAATCCAGCCCTTTGGCATCTCCTACATCGATGACTTTGCCAGCAAGAAGAACTCTCCACTCTACCTCG CAATTCTTCTGGCTGTGACCTCCATCGGCCCGGCCTTTGGCTTTGTCACCGGATCTTTTATGCTCCGCTTCTACGTGGACTTTGACAAGCTGTCAGAAG ATCAAATTGAGTTAACCCCTAAAGACCTGCGCTGGGTGGGGGCCTGGTGGCTCGGCTTCCTGGTGGCCTCctgcctcctcttcatcactgcaTTACCATATCTCTTCTTCCCCAGAGAAATGGAGAAAGAG GACAGCGGCGATGCAGAGCCTGAACCGGAGAAACATGAACAGAATCCGCAGCAGGAACAGTCCCTGCTTCAGTTCCTCAAAA GTTTTCCTCGTACCGCTCTGCGCACCCTAAAAAGTCCCGTCTACCTGCTGGTGGTTCTGGCTCAGGTGAACCTGGCGGCGCTACTGTCCGGCCTCGCCACCTTCATGGCCAAGTTCATCGAGAGACAGTTCAGCCAGACCGCGCCCTTCTCCTCCATGATGATAG GAGGAGTGGGCATCCCTCTGGCCGTTCTGGGCACCGTCCTGGGCGGAGTTGTGATGCGAAGGCTCAGCCTGTCGGTTGTTGGGGCCAGCAGGTTGTGTTTGACTGTGATCACCCTCTGCATGTTCTCTGCGCTGCCGCTGCTGTTCCTCGGCTGCTCCACACAAAAGGTGGCCGGGATCTTTCCCTCCAG CACAAGCCCGCAGTCCTGCAGCTCTGACTGCCAATGTCCTTCAGCGGCGTTCGACCCGGTCTGTGGCTCTGACGGCGTGGAGTTCAGGTCTCCGTGCCATGCCGGCTGCCTGTCTGTGGAGATTGATGGCAGCACCAAAGTCAGG AACTACACAGGCTGTCGGTGCATCGGCGGTTCTGGCTACGCCCTTTCGGGGACCTGCGGCAGTGGATGCTCCCACCTCCTGCTGCCCTTCGTGGTCCTGCTGGGCATTACCAGCTTGATCGTCGCTGTCTCACAGACGCCATCCTTCATGATAATCCTCAG GACGGTGCGAGCAGAGGACAAGTCCTTCGCCGTGGGGGTTCAGTACATGCTATTCAGAGTCCTGG CATTCATGCCTGGTCCGGTGATCTACGGCAGCGTCATTGACACCACCTGTATCCTCTGGGGCAACAAGTGCGGCAAGCAGACGTCATGTCACTACTACGACCTGGACCTCTTCAGACAGAG GTTCCTGGGTCTGCAGGTTGTCTTTGTCTGCGGCGCTCTGCTCTGCTTCCTCCTGATTGTCATCACCGTGCACAGAAAGGCCAAGTGTGAAAAAGCTCAGTCGGGGACGACCAAAGGCTACGAGATGGTGGGGGAGAAGGAAAGCAATGATGTTGTTCCACCCAAAGAAAAAGATCCAGCGTGA
- the slco2b1 gene encoding solute carrier organic anion transporter family member 2B1 isoform X1, with protein sequence MRDTGTTSPGAQARPRSPFNRIKVFVLCHSLLQLSQLLVSGYMKSSISTIERRYGLSSKKSGLLASFNEVGNTVLIVFVSFFGSRVHRPRYIGGGALLACLASLLIASPHFLNDVYSYTDHIHAAPGENSSGLCQAAGPLAISSSNQMCQSQANSSHSMVYPMLLLGQLLLGIGAVPIQPFGISYIDDFASKKNSPLYLAILLAVTSIGPAFGFVTGSFMLRFYVDFDKLSEDQIELTPKDLRWVGAWWLGFLVASCLLFITALPYLFFPREMEKEDSGDAEPEPEKHEQNPQQEQSLLQFLKSFPRTALRTLKSPVYLLVVLAQVNLAALLSGLATFMAKFIERQFSQTAPFSSMMIGGVGIPLAVLGTVLGGVVMRRLSLSVVGASRLCLTVITLCMFSALPLLFLGCSTQKVAGIFPSSTSPQSCSSDCQCPSAAFDPVCGSDGVEFRSPCHAGCLSVEIDGSTKVRNYTGCRCIGGSGYALSGTCGSGCSHLLLPFVVLLGITSLIVAVSQTPSFMIILRTVRAEDKSFAVGVQYMLFRVLAFMPGPVIYGSVIDTTCILWGNKCGKQTSCHYYDLDLFRQRFLGLQVVFVCGALLCFLLIVITVHRKAKCEKAQSGTTKGYEMVGEKESNDVVPPKEKDPA encoded by the exons ATGCGGGACACCGGCACCACCTCTCCAGGAGCCCAAGCTCGGCCCCGGAGCCCCTTCAACAGGATCAAG GTCTTCGTGCTCTGCCACAGTCTGCTGCAGCTGTCGCAGCTGCTGGTTTCAGGCTACATGAAGAGCTCCATCTCCACCATTGAGAGGCGCTATGGTCTGTCCAGCAAAAAGTCAGGGCTCCTGGCCTCTTTCAACGAG GTGGGAAACACAGTCCTCATCGTCTTCGTCAGCTTCTTTGGGAGCCGCGTCCACCGACCTCGCTACATTGGGGGAGGAGCTTTGCTGGCATGCTTGGCCTCGCTGCTTATAGCATCACCACACTTCCTGAATGACGTGTACAGCTACACAGACCACATCCACG cagccccaggGGAAAATAGCTCAGGCCTGTGTCAAGCTGCAGGCCCCCTGGCCATCTCATCCTCCAACCAGATGTGCCAGTCTCAGGCCAACTCCTCGCATTCGATGGTGTACCCCATGCTGCTTCTGGGCCAGCTACTGCTCGGCATTGGTGCTGTCCCAATCCAGCCCTTTGGCATCTCCTACATCGATGACTTTGCCAGCAAGAAGAACTCTCCACTCTACCTCG CAATTCTTCTGGCTGTGACCTCCATCGGCCCGGCCTTTGGCTTTGTCACCGGATCTTTTATGCTCCGCTTCTACGTGGACTTTGACAAGCTGTCAGAAG ATCAAATTGAGTTAACCCCTAAAGACCTGCGCTGGGTGGGGGCCTGGTGGCTCGGCTTCCTGGTGGCCTCctgcctcctcttcatcactgcaTTACCATATCTCTTCTTCCCCAGAGAAATGGAGAAAGAG GACAGCGGCGATGCAGAGCCTGAACCGGAGAAACATGAACAGAATCCGCAGCAGGAACAGTCCCTGCTTCAGTTCCTCAAAA GTTTTCCTCGTACCGCTCTGCGCACCCTAAAAAGTCCCGTCTACCTGCTGGTGGTTCTGGCTCAGGTGAACCTGGCGGCGCTACTGTCCGGCCTCGCCACCTTCATGGCCAAGTTCATCGAGAGACAGTTCAGCCAGACCGCGCCCTTCTCCTCCATGATGATAG GAGGAGTGGGCATCCCTCTGGCCGTTCTGGGCACCGTCCTGGGCGGAGTTGTGATGCGAAGGCTCAGCCTGTCGGTTGTTGGGGCCAGCAGGTTGTGTTTGACTGTGATCACCCTCTGCATGTTCTCTGCGCTGCCGCTGCTGTTCCTCGGCTGCTCCACACAAAAGGTGGCCGGGATCTTTCCCTCCAG CACAAGCCCGCAGTCCTGCAGCTCTGACTGCCAATGTCCTTCAGCGGCGTTCGACCCGGTCTGTGGCTCTGACGGCGTGGAGTTCAGGTCTCCGTGCCATGCCGGCTGCCTGTCTGTGGAGATTGATGGCAGCACCAAAGTCAGG AACTACACAGGCTGTCGGTGCATCGGCGGTTCTGGCTACGCCCTTTCGGGGACCTGCGGCAGTGGATGCTCCCACCTCCTGCTGCCCTTCGTGGTCCTGCTGGGCATTACCAGCTTGATCGTCGCTGTCTCACAGACGCCATCCTTCATGATAATCCTCAG GACGGTGCGAGCAGAGGACAAGTCCTTCGCCGTGGGGGTTCAGTACATGCTATTCAGAGTCCTGG CATTCATGCCTGGTCCGGTGATCTACGGCAGCGTCATTGACACCACCTGTATCCTCTGGGGCAACAAGTGCGGCAAGCAGACGTCATGTCACTACTACGACCTGGACCTCTTCAGACAGAG GTTCCTGGGTCTGCAGGTTGTCTTTGTCTGCGGCGCTCTGCTCTGCTTCCTCCTGATTGTCATCACCGTGCACAGAAAGGCCAAGTGTGAAAAAGCTCAGTCGGGGACGACCAAAGGCTACGAGATGGTGGGGGAGAAGGAAAGCAATGATGTTGTTCCACCCAAAGAAAAAGATCCAGCGTGA